The following are encoded in a window of Bdellovibrio svalbardensis genomic DNA:
- the panD gene encoding aspartate 1-decarboxylase encodes MNVSMLRTKIHRATVTGADLNYEGSVSVCPDLIKASGLLINERVDIYNCNNGARFSTYVIKGNKGEICLNGAAARHVQKGDLVIICSYCGLSFEEAQKHKPTVVFVNDKNRIKEKRAESRKNNK; translated from the coding sequence ATGAATGTCTCAATGCTTAGAACAAAAATTCATCGCGCGACCGTAACGGGTGCTGATCTAAACTACGAAGGCTCGGTGAGCGTTTGCCCGGATCTGATCAAGGCTTCAGGTCTTTTGATCAACGAGCGTGTTGATATCTACAACTGCAACAACGGCGCACGCTTCTCTACTTACGTGATCAAAGGCAATAAAGGCGAAATCTGCCTCAACGGAGCGGCGGCTCGCCATGTACAAAAGGGCGATCTTGTGATCATCTGCTCTTATTGCGGATTGAGCTTCGAAGAAGCACAAAAACACAAACCGACTGTCGTGTTTGTTAATGACAAAAATCGTATAAAAGAAAAACGCGCAGAGAGCAGAAAAAACAATAAATAA
- a CDS encoding type III pantothenate kinase: protein MILCLDVGNTQIFGGLFDKDKMVLSFRKNSKSGASSDETGIFLRTAIRENGYDPTKIRQIAICSVVPEVIYSLRGACMKYFNINPFILQAGVKTGLKVKYRNPLEVGADRIANSIAATHLYPNQNVVIVDLGTATTFCALTKEKDYLGGSIVAGLRLCMEALESKTAKLPSVEIVAMHEALGRSTIESIQSGLYYSHVGAMKEIIERMTKECFHGEKPFVIGTGGFSSLFEKEKVFDVIIPDLVLKGMLIALQLNN from the coding sequence ATGATTTTGTGCCTGGATGTTGGCAACACACAAATTTTCGGAGGACTTTTTGATAAAGACAAAATGGTCCTGTCATTTCGTAAAAACTCAAAGAGCGGCGCCTCTTCAGACGAGACTGGTATTTTCTTAAGAACAGCCATTCGCGAGAACGGCTACGACCCCACGAAGATTCGCCAGATCGCCATCTGCAGTGTTGTTCCAGAAGTTATTTACTCTCTTCGTGGCGCCTGCATGAAGTACTTCAATATCAATCCATTCATCTTGCAAGCCGGTGTGAAAACAGGTTTGAAGGTCAAGTACCGCAACCCTTTGGAAGTGGGCGCGGATCGTATTGCCAACTCCATTGCAGCCACTCACCTTTATCCAAATCAGAACGTAGTGATTGTGGATCTCGGCACGGCGACAACCTTCTGCGCATTGACTAAAGAGAAAGACTATCTTGGCGGTTCCATCGTTGCGGGTCTTCGTTTGTGCATGGAGGCCTTGGAAAGCAAAACAGCGAAACTTCCTTCAGTGGAAATCGTTGCTATGCACGAGGCCCTGGGCCGCTCGACAATTGAAAGCATTCAATCGGGCTTGTATTACAGCCATGTCGGCGCGATGAAGGAAATCATCGAACGCATGACCAAAGAGTGCTTCCACGGGGAAAAGCCTTTTGTCATCGGCACGGGCGGTTTCTCGTCCCTATTTGAAAAAGAAAAAGTTTTTGATGTGATCATCCCGGACTTGGTCCTAAAAGGTATGTTGATTGCCCTTCAACTTAACAACTAA